The following DNA comes from Labrus mixtus chromosome 8, fLabMix1.1, whole genome shotgun sequence.
TCAGAGTCTAGGGCACTGGCAGTGGTCTCGTGTCTCTGAACTGTAATCTCGTTTTATCTCGCGTTGATTTGAAGTTTCCTGCTCCCACACATAGACTGTACCATGAGCTGCTAATCCGTCGCTAACGAAGAAACTGTCTGGTGGAGGCGGACCGAAATAAACAAGGTCAGAAGGCTGTCTGTCAACAGTTTAGATATGCTTCAGGATCAAAACGGATTCATCTTACAGGTTTACAAAGCTCCTGTTGCAGCTCTGAGTTTACTGCACGGTGTTCACGCTGGATTTAGACGAGATTTACTTGGAAAAAGTGCAAACGTTGCTTTTAAGAATTTAACACCTGTCATAATGATACTAATCCTGACTGTTTTGACACCGAGCGAGTAACtaagagagaagaaataaaCTTTACACTCAGACGGACCCGGaggttcgtttttttttttttttataaggatCGGGTTTTGTTCTATGCAGTCCAAAGGTCTTTCTTCTGCTTGCACCCTGTGGTCAATCTGTCAACTAGTGGTTATAGAGTCTCTtttagcaaacacacactcctgtgtgATCTGTAAAACTGAAGCACGGACCACTTTAACCTGTACCAAATCACATTTTTGTATCATGCATAAAACACTGATATATGAattccttctttttcctccttttagCTTGTTGGAAACCTTGAGCACCAACCATGTCACAGCTGAGTGGGAAAGTCCAGACCGTCCTGGGTCTAGTTGATCCGGACCAACTTGGCCGCACTATGACCCATGAGCACCTGACCATGAGCTTCGAGTGCTGCtacttccctcctcctccaggcgATGAAGCAGTGGCAGAGAACCCCTTCCACATGCAGCACATGCACTGGCTGAGACAGAACCCGTACAGTTCTCACgagaacctgctgctgctgcaggagaccAACGCGGTGAGGGACGAGCTGCTGGTCTACAGGAAGGCCGGCGGGGGCACCATAGTGGAGAACACCACCACCGGCATCGACCGAGACCTGCCCACCCTCCGGCAGCTGGCGAAGGAGACCGGGGTCCACATTGTCGCAGGAGCCGGGTACTACGTGGACTGCACCCACACCGAGGCCACAAAGAGGATGAGTGTGGAGAAGGTGTGAAAcagtctgagaaaaaaaacaaacatatttgttGGAAGGTTATAAACTTTTATAACTAGAGATGTCCCAATACCACTTTTTCAACCTGATACTGAATCCAATACTTCTCCTTGAGTAGAGACGGATGCTAAGTACCCCTCAGGTACCGGTGGGGTCACTGATGTTGACATGCtttgagaggggaaaaaaaagaattaattggatgaaatgtataaaaaaaaaaaaaaaactcaagtgcATGAAGAGTGAGCATGTAATTAATGTTTCAAGGAAATGACAAACTCTAAAAATCTCCATCAAAACAAGACTTAAAAATCTCAAACTACACTTGTTGAAGTTATTGATAGTTTTAAGCAGAGACcttcaaaatgacatttttatattattgatTGATAGGCTAGATAGTGTTGAAAAAGTAAAAGTCAAGTGATGaataaaaaatctattttgattTCATGGAAACTttaattagtgtgtgtgtgtgtgtgtgtgtgtgtgtgtgtgtgtgtgtgtgtgtgtgtgtgtgtgtgtgtgtggaacttGCTACTGGTAAGTATGTTGCAGTATCGAGTTGTTGGTGTATCAacctttctgttttcatgtgcaTAAAGAGTTTACATGTAGTCTTTCTggatatttaaatacattcaatCCTGACATCTCTGTTTGTGGCCTTCCAGTCTGTTAAAGGGACACATCAAAGAGTCTttaactagttttttttttttaaaggattgaTGCCATCCTGCTTCACCTCCTTGTCTCCTGCACATCAGCTCACAGATATCATTGTCAGCGAGGTGCTTCAGGGCGCTGACGGCACCGACATCCGCTGCGGCGTGATCGGAGAGATCGGAACCGGCTGGCCAATCACAGAGAGCGAGACGAAGGTGCTGAAGGCGACCGCTCACGCTCAGGCCCAGCTCGGCTGCCCTGTCATCATCCATCCCGGCAGGAACCCCGCCGCTCCAGCTGAAGTTGTCCGGATCCTTCAGGAGGCTGGCGGGGACATTAGCAGAACTGTCATGTCACATCTGGACAGGTAGAAAGTCCTCCAGATCAACCTTTTTATTAGTTACCATGAAAGCATAAGAAAATGTTCCTTCATTTTACAGTCCCCGAAGAACACTTCCAGCTCTGTATGCTGTATCGACATTAGACAATCCAGCCATTtttccttaaaggtgcactatgtagttttgatagagaaatgtgaaagttggagaagtgtaaaGATTCTGTGGTAAATGTTCATAACTctttacacaaactgtcctcagaggaaaatctgGTCTCTGGTAaaatgtttgaag
Coding sequences within:
- the pter gene encoding phosphotriesterase-related protein encodes the protein MSQLSGKVQTVLGLVDPDQLGRTMTHEHLTMSFECCYFPPPPGDEAVAENPFHMQHMHWLRQNPYSSHENLLLLQETNAVRDELLVYRKAGGGTIVENTTTGIDRDLPTLRQLAKETGVHIVAGAGYYVDCTHTEATKRMSVEKLTDIIVSEVLQGADGTDIRCGVIGEIGTGWPITESETKVLKATAHAQAQLGCPVIIHPGRNPAAPAEVVRILQEAGGDISRTVMSHLDRTIFDEGELLEFAKLGSYLEYDLFGTEMLNYPYNLELDMPSDSQRVQTLAFLVKEGYEDKILVAHDIHTKNRLTKYGGHGYSHILKNIVPKMLTRGISQHQVDKILIDNPKCWLTFK